In Planctomycetota bacterium, a single window of DNA contains:
- a CDS encoding HNH endonuclease yields the protein MEPDSNGSILSSSVLVLNKFYTALRVISARRAFVFLAKDFAEVIHKNNGRFENYRFDHWIEESRTNGREFTDYIHTPSVQIMVPRVIRLLEYGKLPRRVLKFNRKNIMMRDNYQCQYCGKKQALNSMTIDHVVPRSRGGTTEWTNAVTCCSKCNTKKGGRLPQEAGMKLIAKPQAPKFNQSIFRLFNDRRYELWKEFIKDLSEIG from the coding sequence ATGGAACCTGACAGTAATGGCAGTATTCTCAGCAGCAGTGTGTTGGTCTTAAACAAATTCTACACGGCCTTGCGGGTGATTTCCGCCCGGCGCGCCTTTGTCTTCCTGGCCAAGGATTTTGCCGAGGTCATCCATAAGAACAACGGCCGGTTTGAGAATTACCGGTTTGACCACTGGATTGAGGAATCCCGCACCAACGGCCGGGAATTTACGGATTATATCCATACGCCGAGCGTGCAGATAATGGTGCCGCGGGTGATACGGCTCCTGGAATACGGGAAACTGCCGCGGCGGGTGCTTAAGTTCAACCGCAAGAATATCATGATGCGCGATAATTACCAGTGTCAGTATTGCGGCAAAAAGCAGGCCTTAAACTCAATGACCATTGACCATGTTGTACCCCGTTCCAGAGGCGGAACGACCGAATGGACCAATGCGGTGACCTGTTGCAGTAAATGCAATACCAAGAAGGGCGGACGTCTGCCCCAAGAGGCTGGGATGAAATTGATTGCCAAGCCGCAGGCGCCTAAATTCAACCAGAGTATTTTCAGGCTGTTCAATGACCGGCGATACGAGCTCTGGAAGGAATTTATTAAGGATTTGTCAGAAATTGGGTAG